GTCTCGTGGGACATGCCAAACATTAGGGGTGTCTCCTGGTTGTTGTTGTTATTGAAGCGGGTAATTCGAAAGCCATAAGGACAGCGCTATCTCTTCGAGCAAAATCAACCGGCGCGTTTCAAGCCGTGTTCCAGCCACCAGGCATGCGCCTGTTTCGCCAATTGGTCGACGCTGTGGGTCGACGCATCGAGGGCCAGGGTCAGCGGTTCGCCAACGGGGGACTCAAGGGTGGCGAACTGGCTGTCGATCAACGTCGACGGCATGAAGTGCCCTGGCCGATGGGAGACACGATCGGCCGCCACTTCAGGCGTGAGTTCAAGGAACACGAAGCCCAGGCCCGGCAAGGCGCTGCGCAGACGTTCGCGGTAAATGTGTTTGAGGGCCGAGCAGGTCAGCACCGGGCGAGCGCCCGTGGCGTCTACGCGGCGCAGTTCGTCGCACAGGCTGTCGAGCCAGCCGGCACGGTCGTCGTCGTTCAGGGGAATGCCTGCGCTCATCTTTTCGATATTGGCGGCAGGGTGAAAAGTGTCGCCTTCAATGGCAGTCGCGCCGCTGAGCTCGCACAAGGCTTCGCTGACGCAGGTCTTGCCGCAACCGGCAACGCCCATGATGACCAGGGCGGTGATGGGATGATTCATGTAACACCTCAGCGCGCAGACAGCGCTACCTTTGAAAGCTATGACACTCGTTCAAAAGCAGAAGTTGCCGACGCCTTCTTGTCATTTTTGTGGGTTGCAGCGTGTTCGTTCCCGACGCCGAAAAGCGAGGTTCAGGCAAAACTCGCTTACGCATTTGCAGCTGCTTCGGGACAGCGCTACCTTAGTGCCTTGAATTTTGTTTGGCAAGCCGCCCGATGACCTCCCCTAAAAACGATAAAAATACGCGAACCACTGGCCGTCCTACTCTGAATGAAGTCGCCCGACTGGCCGGCGTCAGCCCAATTACCGCGTCCCGCGCCTTGCGTGGCGTGAGCACGGTGGCCACCGACCTGGTGGAAAAAGTCCAGAAAGCGGCGCTTGAGCTCAACTACGTGGTCAACCCCGCCGCCCGCGCGTTAGCCTCGGCCCAGAGCCATTCCGTCGTGGTGCTGGTGCCGTCGCTGTCCAACTTGCTGTTCATCGACACGCTGGAAGCCATTCATCAGGTTTTGCGACCGAAGGGCTTCGAAGTGCTGATCGGCAACTTCCATTACTCGCGCGATGAAGAAGAAAACCTGCTGCGCAATTACATGGCGTATCAGCCGCGTGGTTTGCTGCTGACCGGGTTTGATCGCACCGAAAGTTCGCGGAGGATGATTGAGGCGAGCAACATTCCCTGCGTGTACATGATGGAACTGGACAGTGCGGCGGGCCTGAATTGCGTAGGTTTCTCGCAGCTCGCCGCCGGCGAAACGGCGGCCGAGCATTTGCTGTCACGCGGTCGCAAACGCCTGGCCTACATCGGCGCGCAACTGGATCAGCGCACATTGCTGCGCGGCGAAGGGTTCCGCAAAGCCCTGCAGAAGGCCGGTCGGTATGACCCGGACCTGGAAGTGCTGACCCCCCGCGCCTCCTCCGTAGGTCTGGGTGGCGAACTGTTCCTGCAACTGATCGCCAGTCATCCGGATGTCGATGCAATCTTCTTCGGCAACGATGACCTGGCGCAGGGCGCGCTGCTGGAAGCGATGCGCTGCGGGATCAAAATCCCTGAACAAGTGGCAATCCTCGGTTTCAACGACCTGCCGGCCTCGGCGCACATGGTCCCGCGCCTGAGCAGCATCAACACCCCGCGCGAGGCCATCGGCCGACGTGCCGCCGAACAGATGCTGACCTTGATGGCGGGCAACACGGTGGCGAAACCGGTGCAGGACATGGGGTTTGAGTTGAAAGTGCGCGAAAGTACGTAGTTCAGGACTGATCGTTGCCACGCTCTGCGGGCTGAACGGGAACGATCAGTTACACCTTTACCCTCCACCCCATGAGGGCCTCGTGCAAAATCCGCCCTCTCCATCCCGGCGGACACGTATATGCGCAAGATAATCATCATGGCCCTCCTGCTCGCCGTCTCGCTTGGACAGGCGCTACAGGTGCAGGCCTCTGAGCCAGATGACTGGACTCGTTTCCTGAACGACCCACGTTTCATGCCGGCGATCAAACGCTGTCTCGCCGCCCACCCGCAAGGTCAGGGGCCTGCCGTCGTGATGGGTGTTGGGCATGCCAGTCTTGAAGAGGCTTACGTCATGACCACCGACCTCACCGGGCGTAAAAATGTGTGTTTTTCCAGTAAGGATACGGGACTGGAAGTGCGCTCCCAGACCGTTTTCGATCTGCCAGGTCCGCTGTTTGTTTCAGTGGATCAAGTCAAGGTGGCCCCCAAGGGCGAGTGCATCGAGCCCACCCCTGTATTCATCGATCAACAGCTTCAAGGCTGGATCCTCAGGCAACCCATCCTCAATCAGCACATGCCCAGTGCCTGCTCGACTCCGGTCTGGACTGATCTGATACCGCTCGATTAGGTCTCACGACCCTTTTTTCAACGGTCGGTATCTGCACCATCAAGCCGCGCATCATCCATGCCGCAGGTTTTCAACTAATCTTGTGGGTGCTCCCTGTCCCGATTACCGCCTGCCAGGGCGGGCATACTGTTAGAGTCCCGAAGCGTCGAATCGCTAACGGAGTAGCTCCATGGAACATGCACTGAAGATCCTCGGTAAAGCGTCGTCCATCAACGTCAGAAAAGTCCTGTGGACCTGCGAC
This DNA window, taken from Pseudomonas fluorescens NCIMB 11764, encodes the following:
- a CDS encoding gluconokinase, which gives rise to MNHPITALVIMGVAGCGKTCVSEALCELSGATAIEGDTFHPAANIEKMSAGIPLNDDDRAGWLDSLCDELRRVDATGARPVLTCSALKHIYRERLRSALPGLGFVFLELTPEVAADRVSHRPGHFMPSTLIDSQFATLESPVGEPLTLALDASTHSVDQLAKQAHAWWLEHGLKRAG
- a CDS encoding LacI family DNA-binding transcriptional regulator; the encoded protein is MTSPKNDKNTRTTGRPTLNEVARLAGVSPITASRALRGVSTVATDLVEKVQKAALELNYVVNPAARALASAQSHSVVVLVPSLSNLLFIDTLEAIHQVLRPKGFEVLIGNFHYSRDEEENLLRNYMAYQPRGLLLTGFDRTESSRRMIEASNIPCVYMMELDSAAGLNCVGFSQLAAGETAAEHLLSRGRKRLAYIGAQLDQRTLLRGEGFRKALQKAGRYDPDLEVLTPRASSVGLGGELFLQLIASHPDVDAIFFGNDDLAQGALLEAMRCGIKIPEQVAILGFNDLPASAHMVPRLSSINTPREAIGRRAAEQMLTLMAGNTVAKPVQDMGFELKVREST